ACGCACGACCGCGGTTTCATGGTGATCAGCGAAGACGGGGTCTACCGCACCCAGCGCCGCCATCCGCGCCTCGCCCTGATCCGGCCCACAGTCAGCGCCGACAGCAGTCGGCTCACGCTCGACGCAACCGACGCGACGGGCCGATACGGCACAGTGCACCTCAGCATCACCACGTCCGCACCGCGACGCGATGTCGACCTGTTCGGCGCCACCTTCCAGGGGATCGACCAGGGTGACGAAGCCGCTGCCTGGCTCTCGGAGGTCCTCAGCACCCCCAGCCGCCTGGTCCGCGTACCCCCGGAACACGACCGTGTCGCCGACGGCTTGACTCCCGGCCCCTCCGGCTACGCCGACAGCAGTGCCGTACACCTGCTGTCCCGGTCTTCCCTCGCTCTCCTCAACCGGCGGATGGCCGAACGCGGTTCCCCTCCCCTGCCGATGAACCGCTTCCGCCCGAACATCGTCGTCGACAGCAGCCCCGGGCAGGACCTTGACCGTGACTGCGGCGACTGGGCGGCCGTACCGCACGCCGAGGACCGCGCGCGGCGCATCAGGATCGGCGGCGCCGAACTGGGCTATGCCAAGCTCGCCGTGCGCTGCGCGGTCACCCTGGTCGACCAGGAGGCCGGGGCGCGGCAGGGGCCAGAGCCGCTGCGCACGCTGGCAAGCTACCGGCGCGCGGCGAGCGGAGGTGTGGTGTTCGGCGCGAAGTTCTCCGTGGTGCGGCCGGGCAAGCTGTCCGTCGGCGACGAGGTGGTCGTCCAGGAATGGGGCGTGGCCGAACTGTAAGAAGCCCTACAGCGCCGAGTTCGGCAGCCGGCGGGAGTTGCCTTCATCCGGTGGGGGCCAGAACGGCCAAGGCCATAACCCCCACGCGCCTTCTGCGCGTGCTCACTTGGCGCCCCCCGAGAGCGCTCCGTGCAGAAAGACCTCCACCAGCTCCTGCGGGGTCAGGTCGGGCTCGTCCTCGGACCGTGGCTGGGTGAAGAGCAGGCCGAAGAAGAGGGCCGCGATCTGCTCGGGCGGTCGGCGCAGGGTGGCTTTGTCGGGCTCCAGCAGCTCCGCGAGGGCCGCGCGGATTCGGGCCGTCGACTCCTGGCGGCCCGCGCCGCGCACCGTGCCGGGGTGCTTGCCCCCGCCATGCCCCAGGGAGCCGAGGATCGCGCCCATCCTGGACATGTGCGCCTGGAGCGCCTCGCCCGCTTCCGCGAGCCGGACGGGCAGCGGCTGGGAGATGTCGATCGCGTCGAGTTCGCGGATCGCGTGCTCCGGGGAGAGCGCCTCGGCCACGCAGGCTTGCAGCAGCTCGTCCTTGTCAGCGAAGACCCGGAAGATCGTGCCCTCGCCGATGCCCGCGGCGCGGGCGATCTTCGCTGTCGTCACCGCGGCGCCGTATTCGGCGATCAGCGGGATCGCGGTCTGGATGATCATTTCGCGGCGCTGCTCCGGCGACATGGCGGGGGCGCGGCGGCGGGTGGTCTGGCTTTCCCTGGGTGTCTCCATGACGAAGAGACTACGGAGTGAGCACTCACTCCGTCAATGAGTGAGTGCTCACTCCGAGCCCCTTTCAGGATGCGCCCGCCTCCGGCGGTCCCTACGGTGTGATGCGCAGGGCGTCCACCATCCCCACCGAGGTGCTTCGGTTGACGATGCGGATGGTGTGCGTGCCCTGAGTCAGTCCGGTGCGCTGCCATACCGTTTGCTGCACCTGTCTCGCACCGGACACCCGTAGATCCACGGTCGCCTGGAAGGCGTTGTCGAGATATACGTCGACCGTTCCCATGTCCCCGTTGCGTTCGGACAGGTAGGCAACTCCCGTGCCGGTGAAGGTGTATTGGGCCACGGCGTTCAGCGTCGTGCTGTGATGGGTGTCGTCGTTGTAGTCGCCGTAGCCGCGCCCGCTGGTGGCGTGCCAGTTGCCGTCGTAGGTCAGCTGCGTGTTGTTCACCATGGGGTTGGGGGTGCGGGCCATGCCGAGGGTTGAGGTGGTGCCGCCCAGGGTCTTCTCACCCTCGTTCGCGGACCCGGTGAGTCGTACGGGCGCGTAGGTGGACAGCGGCTTGGCGGTGCGTTCCACCACGTACACCTTTCCGGCAGACGTGGGAAGGTCGAACTCGGCGGCGCTCGTGGTCAGTACGGTGGCACCACCGGCGACGTCACGGACCCTCAGCTGCTGACTCCCCCACGGGTTCACGACCCGCGTGGCGTTGCCGTACAGACTCTTGATGCCGACGTACTTCACCTCGCCGGCCTCACGCTCCGAACTGACCGTGAAGCCGCCCTTGGCGAGCAGGGTGAACCGTCCCACGAAGGAGGAGTCGCTCGGAGCCGCGGGGAAGACACGGATCTTGTCGTTGTAGGACTGGAGCAGCGACTCATTGAGAGCAGCGAGGTGCACTCCGAGGTATTCGAAGACGCCGTTGGTGTTGTCGGTCATCCCGTTGGGATAGGTCTGGTACTTGCGCAGCATCGTCTTCATGCCCTGGTAGGCCTGGTCGCCCAGTCCCAACCGGGCTGCCTGCACGGCGTCGTTGGCCCACACGTTGCCGTACGGGAAGGGGCGTGCGTTGAAGGTGTTCACGGCCTTCTGGTGGTCCGGGAAGCCGATGCCGGTGCGGTCGTAGGGCCAGATGATCTCGGCCGCCACGTTCTCTCCGTTGCGGGTCTGCGCGAGCGGTGGCGTGTGCGGCAGGTAGACGTCCGCGGTGGACGGATAGGTGATCAGGTTGTCCACGATCCGCTGCCACTGCGGGCGCAGTTCGGCGTCCAGGCCGAGTGACTCGGCAGCGCGGATCGTGAGCGGGAACAGGGTGCGTACCGCCGCGAGGTCGGTGATGGCGTTCGGTACGTTCCAGTACGTCTCGTGCGCGTGCGAACTGGCCACGTGGTACTTGCCGGACGCGGAGTCGTAGGACAGCTTCGCGGCGTAGAACTTCACCACGTCCCGCATAAAGGGGTAGGCGGTGTTCCGCAGGTAGGCGGAGTCATTGGTGTACGCGTACTGGAGGTACATGTTGTACGCGGCCTCGGTGCCCGTCGACCAGATGTTGTTGGTGAAGTCGCTGTTGACCGTGCCCCGCGCGTTGCCGTCCCAGCCCATGGTCTCCGGCACCCAGAGCCCGTCGACGTTGTAGCGGGTGCGGGTGTACGACTTCAGCGCCGCCGAGTTGCGGCTGTAGAGGCGGTTGAAGCCGGCCAGCAGGTCGACGTGGTTGGAGGCGAGGAAGGAGTTGTAGACGTCGCGTTGGTTCCAGAACCAGTAGGCGTTGCTCCATTTGGTCTGGTCACGGGTGGCCCGGAAGACGCCGTTGATGAAGTGGAACGGATTGGTCCCGTATCCGCCGGCGGCGATCATGTACGTGCTCAGGTAGTAGACGTTCTCCAGGTAGTCCGCGTCTCCCGACAACCCTGAGTACTGCACGAACGACTTGCCCCAGAAGTCGTGCCACCAGGACCGGAAGTCGTTGAGCGTCGCGCTGTAGCCGCGGCTCTTGGCCGCCGCCAGAGCGCGCTTCGCCTCGGCCACCGAGTCGTGGGAGGGCGCGTTGAGCCTGCTGCTGGCGGTGAACCAAATGGTGTAGCTGCGGGAGGGAGTGATCGAGAGCCGGACGGTTCGGCCGTCGACGACCCGTGCGTTGTACGCCGCGCCCTCGACCGTGGCCGCCAGGGTGTACCCGAAGTTCTGCGGGTCGGACTGGCCGCGGCTGAGTCCGGCGCCCGTGGAGTCGGCGTACGTCGAGACCGTCTTCCAGGTGTCGAGGTTGGGCACGTCACCGCTGTTGCCCAGCTGGGATGTGTCCCACAGGCCCAGGTCGAGGTTGACCGCGGAGACCCCGGAGCGCGAGTCCTCGACGTGCACGCCCATGACCTCGGAGTTCGGCACGCCCATCACCGTCACCGTGCGGTTGGCGTCGTACTTGGTGGTCAGGGTGCCGTCGTAGAGCGACAAGCGTTGCTGGTAGGTGCTGTACCCGCTCTCCAGTGGCGGTGTGGTGGACAGGTTGAGCAGTCCCGCGCCGAACGCGGTCTGCTGCGAGGTGTCCACGCCGGACACCTGCATGGTCAGCCCGTTGGCCTGCCAGGCCATCGCGCCTGTACGGCCGTTGCCGACGGTCAGCCCGTGCAGCGGGTTGGTGGCGGGCCGGTTGTAGACGAGGTCGTGTTTGGACAGGTAGGCGGCGCGATCCACGTTCAGGGCTCCGGTGGCGGAGTCGAACGCGGCGTCCGTCGGTGCCGCCGTGGCCGGAGCCGTGAGGCCTACGGCGGTCGCGGTCATGATGCAGACGGCTGCGAGCGCGGCTCGCACGAGTCTGCGCAGTCTCATCGAATGCCCTCCCTGCTGGTCATGAGGTGACGACCGGTACCGGACAGCGCCGGGGGCTGAACACGACCGATCGACACCGAACTTGATTAACCCGATGACTCGGTCGGACCACTTCGTCAGTGCGCTCGTTTCCCAGTACCGAACGAGGGCACGGAGAGGCAGTCCTCCGATCGGGGAACGGAAAGAACAACCAGAACAAGGCACGCGAGGTTGGTCACTCTCGAAGTGCCTGCGATGAGCGGAGGTACGGCGTGCGGGTACACCAAGATGTCGGCATGGTCATGCCATAGCAAAGTAGACATCGGATGTATTGATCGGTCAACACTCAGCGCAAACATCGGCCGACGAGGCGGACCAGATACTCAACGGCCTACGCAGAGACGTACGACGCTCAGCTGCCGCTCCCCGGCACAAGTTCACGCACGGCCCGGTGCAGAGGGGTCGAAGCACGGCCGAGTACGTGGCCGAGGTCGCCGGTCTGCCGCTCCAGGGCTCCGGACCGTACCTGGTGTTCGAGCCAGCCCTGTATGCCGGCGGTGGGTTCGGATCGTTGCCGGCACCGCACCGGTTTGCCGGACACCTGGGTCAGGACCTCCGCAAGCTCGGGGTAGGTCCACCGGGCCCCTGTGAAGTCGTAGGCACGGTCGAGGTGCCCGTCTTCGGTGAGCACGCGGGCCGCCGCCTCGGCGAGGTCGGCGCGGGAGGCGGTGTTGATCCCTCTGCCATCGGTGCCATCCCACAAC
The DNA window shown above is from Streptomyces chartreusis and carries:
- a CDS encoding MOSC domain-containing protein, producing the protein MADVVEIVCYPIKGCAGTSMSDALLTPAGLTHDRGFMVISEDGVYRTQRRHPRLALIRPTVSADSSRLTLDATDATGRYGTVHLSITTSAPRRDVDLFGATFQGIDQGDEAAAWLSEVLSTPSRLVRVPPEHDRVADGLTPGPSGYADSSAVHLLSRSSLALLNRRMAERGSPPLPMNRFRPNIVVDSSPGQDLDRDCGDWAAVPHAEDRARRIRIGGAELGYAKLAVRCAVTLVDQEAGARQGPEPLRTLASYRRAASGGVVFGAKFSVVRPGKLSVGDEVVVQEWGVAEL
- a CDS encoding TetR/AcrR family transcriptional regulator — translated: MIIQTAIPLIAEYGAAVTTAKIARAAGIGEGTIFRVFADKDELLQACVAEALSPEHAIRELDAIDISQPLPVRLAEAGEALQAHMSRMGAILGSLGHGGGKHPGTVRGAGRQESTARIRAALAELLEPDKATLRRPPEQIAALFFGLLFTQPRSEDEPDLTPQELVEVFLHGALSGGAK
- a CDS encoding glycosyl hydrolase family 95 catalytic domain-containing protein; the protein is MRLRRLVRAALAAVCIMTATAVGLTAPATAAPTDAAFDSATGALNVDRAAYLSKHDLVYNRPATNPLHGLTVGNGRTGAMAWQANGLTMQVSGVDTSQQTAFGAGLLNLSTTPPLESGYSTYQQRLSLYDGTLTTKYDANRTVTVMGVPNSEVMGVHVEDSRSGVSAVNLDLGLWDTSQLGNSGDVPNLDTWKTVSTYADSTGAGLSRGQSDPQNFGYTLAATVEGAAYNARVVDGRTVRLSITPSRSYTIWFTASSRLNAPSHDSVAEAKRALAAAKSRGYSATLNDFRSWWHDFWGKSFVQYSGLSGDADYLENVYYLSTYMIAAGGYGTNPFHFINGVFRATRDQTKWSNAYWFWNQRDVYNSFLASNHVDLLAGFNRLYSRNSAALKSYTRTRYNVDGLWVPETMGWDGNARGTVNSDFTNNIWSTGTEAAYNMYLQYAYTNDSAYLRNTAYPFMRDVVKFYAAKLSYDSASGKYHVASSHAHETYWNVPNAITDLAAVRTLFPLTIRAAESLGLDAELRPQWQRIVDNLITYPSTADVYLPHTPPLAQTRNGENVAAEIIWPYDRTGIGFPDHQKAVNTFNARPFPYGNVWANDAVQAARLGLGDQAYQGMKTMLRKYQTYPNGMTDNTNGVFEYLGVHLAALNESLLQSYNDKIRVFPAAPSDSSFVGRFTLLAKGGFTVSSEREAGEVKYVGIKSLYGNATRVVNPWGSQQLRVRDVAGGATVLTTSAAEFDLPTSAGKVYVVERTAKPLSTYAPVRLTGSANEGEKTLGGTTSTLGMARTPNPMVNNTQLTYDGNWHATSGRGYGDYNDDTHHSTTLNAVAQYTFTGTGVAYLSERNGDMGTVDVYLDNAFQATVDLRVSGARQVQQTVWQRTGLTQGTHTIRIVNRSTSVGMVDALRITP